A part of Loxodonta africana isolate mLoxAfr1 chromosome 11, mLoxAfr1.hap2, whole genome shotgun sequence genomic DNA contains:
- the C11H19orf85 gene encoding uncharacterized protein C19orf85 homolog: MHPGAPAGPGVSEPGPRELCAFVSGAAAHMLRALQPRRTRPPKRRPNHRRFLHNQICREFAKIEATTQRLALSILSQEAPPQRPLPRRPPPPPPSPFLGVACAVAPAEVPQAVPSLSLEALDTSTLDLFDDITLTLERPSVTSDPSLWPLPPATALLDSDLFQHALGHPLPSTQHALGGGDELLAPDWGWVGEWEVPCAWDAQGVPKGWGTCSP, translated from the exons ATGCACCCCGGGGCTCCCGCAGGCCCAGGCGTCTCCGAGCCCGGCCCCCGAGAGCTGTGCGCCTTCGTGAGCGGGGCAGCCGCTCACATGCTTCGTGCCCTGCAGCCCCGGCGCACCCGGCCCCCCAAGAGGAGACCCAACCACAGAAGGTTCCTGCATAATCAGATTTGCAG AGAGTTCGCCAAGATCGAGGCCACCACCCAGCGCCTGGCCCTGTCCATCCTGTCCCAGGAGGCGCCTCCTCAGAGACCTCTGCCCCGAAggccacccccaccacccccatcCCCCTTCCTGGGGGTGGCCTGCGCTGTTGCCCCTGCAGAGGTGCCCCAAGCTGTCCCCAGCCTAAGCCTGGAAGCTCTGGACACCTCCACCCTGGACCTCTTCGACGACATCACGCTCACCCTGGAGCGTCCCTCAGTGACATCTGACCCCTCCTTATGGCCGCTGCCCCCTGCCACTGCCCTGCTGGACTCTGACCTGTTCCAGCATGCTCTGGGCCACCCTTTGCCCTCTACCCAGCATGCCCTGGGGGGAGGGGATGAGCTCCTGGCTCCAGACTGGGGATGGGTGGGCGAGTGGGAAGTGCCTTGTGCCTGGGATGCTCAGGGGGTCCCCAAGGGCTGGGGGACCTGCTCCCCATGA